A genomic segment from Pangasianodon hypophthalmus isolate fPanHyp1 chromosome 25, fPanHyp1.pri, whole genome shotgun sequence encodes:
- the ttc17 gene encoding tetratricopeptide repeat protein 17 gives MAEVQRHSFGENGVCFNVLWKASVRARMFIFICLLLVEPGRATTHWVVTEDGKIQQQVDSPLNLKHPHHLVLFMQQETRVNYLKKLEKQLVAQKIHIEENEDRDTGLEQRHYKEDADCVTAKVPLGDLDLYDGTFISLESKGINPEDYVDYMSPLPSDLEKPDCAEILELPYSIHAYQHLRGVQEKVNLTSPLLSKDDPIFDSLSHKLGHRMDEVGHRIHQGLLRNSSSWVLYNLASFYWRMKNEPRRAVDCVIRALHFSPRQHKDVALINLANILHRAHFSADAAILAHAALDHTTDLFTSHYTLGNIYAMLGEYNHSVLCYEQALQAQSGFEQALRRKHAVLCQQKLEQRLEAQHRSLQRTLNELKEYQKQHDHYLRQQSMLDKHKLIQEEQILRNIIHETQMAKEAQLGNHQMCHLGQQQYSLFCPFDLPVRYHRGDLFENVHYIQFGEEVSVASSVALVSELSVNESRSPQPYSTVSGGDVPAAHWDTHSSSNAETHSILWPRSSDCAQRFPSIPSANLLPTFFLPPESLGLRGKSSLYVNRSPPVSVETPDCSLKAQPLPGDPLTSVAWALQGKQLPDQYATQVLLKRSDGWTMEQMGAMIASTLEKMSVPRWLVQNEAGLFWRAQGNGTQALQCLRQALHSAPPQHKNVPLVNMANLLLHYGLHHEAEELLQQAMEINASEPHTLLSMVSVQLSRGNLSGALTLFRHALSLSGSCSQCRASLPLLRCLQFYPFLYKLRHQACQHGSGCERVEDVEVEDWESEERQETGNTDAMPGSALKDSLLFEKVVVDSNGSGEVEQGEDKKGGPEGEEQWQLHEELMGAFEGALDVSGKRGDLRGIRVLKNDRVMGASSDGACFGNCEDDDGAEWITFQVKRMRKPKAEVSESWAGEEDSSQGDSSAAHSILEISGPTIPSPGPSGKWKDYSSLGWPGPEECQRTRRVDLTTVASTWLAVSAKNIDITEHIDFATPLQEPAAEPVCNANLPASMHTLDHLGGVANRGSIHYTGEGQLKEVLQNLGKDKFLPQSFEQVGTRLAKVLEKNQTSWVLSSMAALYWRVKGQGKKAIDCLRQALNSAPHHMKDVPLISLANIFQNARLWEDALTVARMAVEIAPHFVVNHFTLANVYIAMEEFEKAMHWYESTLKLQPEFGPAKDRLRTIQCYLLTKRDRRAP, from the exons ATGGCGGAAGTCCAGCGCCACAGCTTCGGTGAAAACGGTGTCTGTTTTAATGTATTATGGAAAGCGTCTGTCCGAGCGAGGATGTTTATCTTTATTTGCCTGCTTTTAGTCGAACCTGGACGAGCTACAACTCACTGGGTCGTTACAGAGGACGGAAAAATCCAACAACAG GTGGATTCTCCGCTTAACTTGAAACACCCACATCATCTAGTCCTTTTTATGCAGCAGGAGACTCGCGTCAACTACCTCAAGAAATTAGAG AAGCAGCTAGTTGCTCAGAAAATTCACATTGAAGAGAACGAAGACCGCGACACTGGATTAGAACAACGTCATTATAAAGAGGATGCTGACTGCGTCACGGCCAAAGTTCCTCTCGGGGATCTGGACCTCTATGACGGCACCTTCATATCCCTGGAGAGCAAAGGAATAAA TCCTGAAGATTATGTGGATTACATGTCGCCTTTACCTTCAGACCTGGAAAAGCCTGATTGTGCAGAAATTCTTGAGCTCCCATACAGCATTCATGCATACCAGCATTTAAGG GGTGTGCAGGAGAAAGTAAACCTCACATCACCTTTGCTGTCAAAAGATGACCCTATCTTCGATTCTTTATCCCATAAGCTGGGTCATCGCATGGATGAGGTCGGACATAGAATACACCAGGGTCTTTTGAGG AATTCCTCCTCCTGGGTGCTTTACAATCTGGCCTCCTTCTACTGGCGTATGAAGAATGAGCCGAGGAGAGCTGTGGACTGTGTCATCCGTGCTCTGCACTTCTCTCCCAG gcaGCACAAGGATGTAGCCCTCATCAACTTGGCAAATATCCTCCACCGAGCTCACTTCTCAGCAGATGCCGCCATCTTGGCTCATGCTGCCCTGGACCACACTACTGATCTGTTTACCAGCCACTACACACTTGGCAACATCTACGCT ATGTTGGGAGAGTATAATCACTCGGTACTCTGCTACGAGCAGGCTCTGCAGGCTCAGTCGGGCTTTGAGCAGGCTCTGAGGAGGAAGCACGCCGTCCTGTGTCAGCAGAAGCTCGAGCAGCGGCTCGAGGCTCAGCACCG GTCTCTTCAGCGCACTCTGAATGAACTAAAAGAGTACCAGAAGCAGCACGATCATTACCTGCGGCAGCAGAGTATGCTGGACAAGCACAAGCTGATCCAGGAGGAACAGATTCTACGCAACATCATCCACGAGACACAGATGGCCAAAGAGGCACAGCTCG GTAACCACCAGATGTGTCATCTAGGTCAGCAGCAGTACAGCCTGTTCTGTCCGTTTGACTTACCTGTCCGTTATCATCGAGGAGATCTGTTTGAAAATGTGCACTACATCCAG TTTGGTGAGGAGGTGTCCGTAGCTAGCAGTGTGGCTCTGGTGTCGGAGCTGAGTGTGAACGAGAGCCGAAGCCCACAGCCATACTCCACTGTGTCTGGAGGAGACGTGCCAGCAGCACACTGggacacacactcctcctctaATGCT GAAACCCATAGCATTCTGTGGCCGAGAAGTTCAGACTGTGCTCAGCGTTTTCCATCCATTCCCTCTGCTAACCTGCTGCCCACCTTCTTCCTCCCCCCAGAGAGTCTTGGCCTCAG GGGAAAGAGTAGCCTGTATGTGAACAGGAGTCCCCCAGTCTCTGTCGAGACCCCAGACTGCAGTTTAAAAGCTCAACCCTTGCCTGGTGACCCTCTGACCTCTGTAGCCTGGGCCTTGCAGGGGAAACAGCTGCCTGACCAGTATGCAACTCAG GTATTGCTGAAGCGTAGTGACGGGTGGACTATGGAACAAATGGGTGCAATGATAGCAAGTACTTTGGAGAAG atgagtgtaccACGATGGCTGGTGCAGAATGAGGCTGGGCTCTTTTGGAGAGCTCAGGGAAACGGTACGCAAGCTCTGCAGTGTCTGCGCCAGGCCCTGCACTCAGCTCCACCTCAGCACAAAAACGTGCCTCTAGTCAACATGGCCAACCTGCTGCTCCACTACGGCCTGCATCACGAAGCAGAGGAGCTCCTGCAGCAAGCCATGGAGATCAACGCCTCAGAG CCTCACACTCTGCTGAGCATGGTGAGTGTGCAGCTCTCTCGAGGGAACCTGTCTGGTGCGTTGACCCTGTTCCGGCATGCCCTGTCTCTGAGTGGCAGCTGCAGCCAATGCCGTGCCAGCCTGCCTCTGCTGCGCTGCCTGCAGTTCTACCCTTTCCTCTACAAGCTCCGGCACCAGGCCTGTCAGC ATGGTTCAGGTTGTGAGAGAGTAGAGGACGTTGAGGTGGAGGACTGGGAATCTGAGGAAAGGCAAGAAACAGGAAACACGGATGCCATGCCTGGATCTGCATTAAAGGACTCGCTGCTGTTTGAGA AAGTAGTGGTGGACAGTAATGGCTCAGGAGAGGTGGAGCAAGGGGAAGATAAGAAAGGTGGGCCGGAAGGAGAAGAGCAGTGGCAGTTGCATGAGGAGCTGATGGGAGCATTTGAGGGGGCACTGGATGTGAGCGGGAAGCGCGGGGACCTACGAGGGATCCGTGTTCTGAAAAACGACCGGGTGATGGGGGCCAGCAGCGATGGCGCCTGCTTCGGGAACTGCGAGGATGATGATGGAGCAGAATGG ATCACATTCCAGGTGAAGCGAATGCGAAAGCCCAAGGCGGAGGTGTCTGAGAGCTGGGCAGGCGAAGAGGATTCCTCTCAGGGTGACTCCTCAGCGGCACACTCCATCCTGGAGATCAGCGGCCCTACCATCCCTTCCCCTGGACCTTCAG gaAAGTGGAAGGACTACAGCAGTCTGGGCTGGCCAGGACCAGAGGAGTGTCAGCGCACACGGCGGGTAGACCTCACTACTGTGGCAAGCACCTGGCTCGCTGTGTCTGCCAAAAATATCGA CATCACAGAACATATAGACTTTGCCACCCCACTGCAGGAGCCTGCTGCAGAACCGGTGTGCAATGCTAATCTGCCTGCCAGCATGCACACGCTAGACCATCTGGGGGGAGTGGCCAACCGCGGCAGCATCCATTATACTGGAGAGGGCCAGCtcaaagag GTGCTGCAAAATTTGGGAAAGGATAAGTTTTTGCCACAGTCCTTTGAGCAAGTAGGAACCCGCTTGGCCAAGGTCTTGGAAAAG AACCAGACCTCGTGGGTTCTCTCCAGCATGGCGGCGCTGTACTGGAGAGTGAAGGGTCAGGGGAAGAAGGCCATAGACTGTCTGCGTCAGGCTCTAAACTCCGCTCCTCACCACATGAAG GATGTTCCCCTGATCAGCCTGGCTAACATCTTCCAGAACGCCCGTCTGTGGGAGGACGCACTCACCGTGGCCCGCATGGCCGTAGAGATCGCTCCTCATTTCGTCGTCAACCATTTTACGCTTGCTAATGTCTACATAGCAATG GAAGAGTTTGAGAAAGCAATGCACTGGTATGAATCCACTCTAAAGCTCCAGCCAGAGTTCGGACCTGCCAAAGACCGTCTTCGTACCATCCAGTGCTACCTTCTGACTAAGAGGGACAggcgagctccataa